The Kaistia defluvii DNA window CCGGGCGTTCCGGCAAGCCGTCATCGCCATGGTCGGCGTCATCTTCCTTGACGAAAGCTCTGCTCATGCCGCGATGGTAGGGCGCGGGGTCCGCTCCGTCCACATCCGTTCTGGCGGGTGGCTCGAAGAAGGCCCTCGCGGGCGGGCCTCCGCCGAAAAATTTCGCTCCAGGTGCAATCCGGCGTGGCTATGGCGGCGCGCAAAAAACCGCTAAGGGAAGCAGCCCCTCCGTCAGATCAACCGGCCTGCCTCATGACATCCACCCCTGCTGGCGCGTTCGCGCCGATCGCCGTCCTCAGCGACCGCGCCGGTCTTGGCGACGCGCTCATGGTCTGTCCGCTGATCTGGGCCGTGGCGCAGCGCTATCCCGGCCACCCGATCTGGTGGATCTCGTCCTGCCCGGACCGGCTGACCCGGCCGGTGCATGAACTGGTCGCCGACATCGCGCCGAATTTCGTGCACTTTCCGCGGGCGCGCTACTGGCCGGTGCCGGTCATCTCGGCGCTGCTGAAGCTGCCGCGCTTCCACCGGGTGTTCGACGTGCGCTCGCGCGTCGGCGACGTGCTGCTGGCGCGGCTGTTTCTGAAATCCGGCGGGTTCCAGAGCAGCATTCCGATCGGCAAATTCCACCGGCCCTCGCTGATCGTCGATCGCAGCTGGTCGACGATCGAGGCGGACGCCGGCCAGAAGCTCGACTGGACGGTGTCCGCGCGCGACGGCTTCCATCTGCCGCCACAGGCGCTGGCGCTGGCGGCGGAATTGTTTCCGGCAGGCCGCCGCCATGTCGGCATTGCCGTGACGACCAAGGGCGGCAAGGGCTGGCCGGTGCCGCACAACATCGCCTTCGCGAAGCTGCTGCTCGCCGAGGGGCTGACGCCGGTCTTCTTCTCCGGCCCGTCCGAGCGCGAGGAGATCGCGGCGATCCGCGC harbors:
- a CDS encoding glycosyltransferase family 9 protein → MTSTPAGAFAPIAVLSDRAGLGDALMVCPLIWAVAQRYPGHPIWWISSCPDRLTRPVHELVADIAPNFVHFPRARYWPVPVISALLKLPRFHRVFDVRSRVGDVLLARLFLKSGGFQSSIPIGKFHRPSLIVDRSWSTIEADAGQKLDWTVSARDGFHLPPQALALAAELFPAGRRHVGIAVTTKGGKGWPVPHNIAFAKLLLAEGLTPVFFSGPSEREEIAAIRAGVPEALFTPARYDGEAESVYRLELTAASARRMEIGVAPDTGLGHLMGISLVPMVSLFGPGQPERWAPQAVRNTIVQAPEIDGRRDMKSIEPAAALKAVLDMLRG